Proteins encoded in a region of the Campylobacter magnus genome:
- a CDS encoding CatB-related O-acetyltransferase gives MGWQRAYGRDRGGYTSINGKSRLEKVKIGRYCCVAHNVMLGVASHDKNSVMMAYLENFDGFSQKGLDESLKSPWRKPDITTQTTNIGHGVWIGAGVCAVSSKELFIGNGAIIGSCAVITKDIPAYAIAVGNPARVIKMRFSDEICADLDASKWWEYDWMEAAKAKRELASIAPLNDAKAFCAWWSDGGKELLAPFKLDGKISLITKENGEMVLKKTTNSFDELGFD, from the coding sequence TTGGGGTGGCAGCGAGCTTATGGGCGTGATAGGGGGGGGTATACCTCGATAAATGGTAAAAGCCGCCTAGAAAAAGTCAAAATCGGTCGCTACTGCTGCGTGGCGCATAATGTCATGCTAGGCGTGGCAAGCCACGATAAAAACAGCGTTATGATGGCGTATTTAGAAAACTTCGATGGCTTTAGCCAAAAAGGACTTGATGAGAGCCTAAAAAGTCCGTGGCGCAAGCCAGATATCACCACGCAAACTACAAATATCGGTCATGGTGTGTGGATAGGTGCTGGGGTTTGCGCTGTTAGTAGCAAGGAGCTTTTTATCGGCAATGGCGCGATAATCGGCAGCTGCGCGGTCATCACAAAAGACATCCCAGCCTACGCTATAGCAGTAGGCAATCCAGCAAGGGTGATAAAAATGCGCTTTAGCGATGAAATATGCGCTGATCTAGATGCTAGTAAGTGGTGGGAGTATGACTGGATGGAGGCAGCCAAGGCTAAAAGAGAGTTAGCTAGCATCGCACCGCTAAATGACGCAAAAGCCTTTTGTGCGTGGTGGAGTGATGGTGGTAAAGAGCTTTTAGCCCCTTTTAAACTAGATGGAAAAATCTCACTTATCACAAAAGAAAACGGCGAAATGGTACTAAAAAAAACTACAAATAGCTTTGATGAGCTGGGTTTTGATTAG